A genomic stretch from Pseudomonas alkylphenolica includes:
- a CDS encoding endonuclease encodes MKKLLSAVALMFCVATSALSSPPATFSEAKVIAKQKVYLDQANSPMGELYCGCKWTWVGKSGGRVDPGSCGYQTRKEQTRAERTEWEHIVPAWTFGHQRQCWKNGGREHCVDEDPVFRAMEADLFNLYPSVGEVNGDRSNFNYGMNQGIARQYGQCTTTVDFKQKTAEPRDEVKGLVARTTFYMFDRYRLSMSRQQQQLLMAWDKQHPVTAWEKERDRRIATIMGHSNPFVTGQRSWTTGYKPVGDGVVSAVPVRTAQPTPKPTLASASTAIGVIIGNQKSHVYHLPSGCPGYLQVSAKNQVSFASESEAQAAGYRKAGNCK; translated from the coding sequence ATGAAAAAGCTGTTGTCTGCTGTAGCACTGATGTTTTGTGTAGCCACTTCCGCCCTCTCCTCACCGCCTGCGACATTTTCTGAAGCCAAGGTCATCGCCAAGCAGAAGGTCTATCTCGACCAGGCCAACAGCCCCATGGGTGAGCTCTACTGTGGCTGCAAGTGGACATGGGTAGGCAAATCAGGTGGCCGCGTTGATCCCGGATCCTGCGGCTATCAAACGCGCAAGGAGCAAACCCGCGCTGAGCGGACCGAGTGGGAACACATCGTTCCGGCCTGGACGTTTGGTCACCAACGCCAATGCTGGAAGAACGGTGGGCGGGAACATTGCGTTGACGAAGATCCGGTGTTCCGTGCCATGGAAGCTGATCTGTTCAACTTGTACCCGTCGGTAGGCGAAGTGAACGGCGATCGCAGCAATTTCAACTACGGCATGAACCAGGGGATTGCTCGCCAATACGGTCAGTGCACGACAACGGTCGACTTCAAGCAAAAAACCGCAGAGCCGCGTGACGAGGTCAAGGGCCTGGTTGCTCGCACCACCTTCTATATGTTCGATCGCTACAGGCTGAGCATGTCCCGTCAGCAACAACAGTTGCTCATGGCATGGGACAAACAGCATCCGGTAACGGCCTGGGAGAAAGAGCGCGATCGCCGTATTGCCACAATCATGGGGCACTCCAACCCGTTCGTTACCGGCCAACGCAGCTGGACCACGGGATACAAGCCTGTTGGTGACGGCGTCGTCAGCGCGGTCCCGGTGCGCACCGCTCAACCCACGCCAAAACCGACCCTGGCCAGTGCGTCTACTGCCATCGGTGTGATCATCGGCAACCAGAAAAGTCATGTTTATCATCTGCCGAGCGGCTGCCCTGGCTATCTGCAGGTGTCTGCAAAAAATCAGGTGTCGTTCGCATCGGAATCTGAAGCTCAGGCGGCAGGCTATCGTAAAGCTGGCAACTGCAAATAG
- a CDS encoding PA0061/PA0062 family lipoprotein has product MRRMMLLLAASVVAACQAPMPAANPQMAWVDFSTPFPNDRLLLAERLDKQRLSDGRFFEVSPGRHELIVRFDYEVTGGGGMGMMGGPTVRVCYLTIHYEHFEAGQRYVLEGRSMAMTPEARLYNAKREIVAEASDYYCLM; this is encoded by the coding sequence ATGCGCAGGATGATGCTGTTACTTGCAGCCAGTGTTGTTGCGGCTTGTCAGGCGCCGATGCCAGCGGCTAATCCCCAGATGGCCTGGGTCGATTTCTCTACACCGTTCCCCAACGACCGCTTGCTGTTGGCCGAGCGTCTGGATAAACAGCGCCTGAGCGACGGGCGCTTTTTCGAAGTCAGCCCCGGTCGCCATGAGCTGATCGTGCGCTTCGACTATGAAGTAACCGGTGGCGGGGGCATGGGCATGATGGGCGGCCCCACCGTACGCGTCTGTTACCTGACCATTCACTACGAGCATTTCGAAGCTGGCCAACGCTACGTTCTCGAAGGCCGCTCGATGGCCATGACCCCTGAGGCACGGTTGTACAACGCCAAGCGTGAGATCGTTGCAGAGGCCAGCGATTACTACTGCCTCATGTGA
- a CDS encoding HvfB family MNIO-type RiPP peptide maturase, with translation MTTPYFPQGAGLGLRRALLPELLAMEASSVDFLECTPDNWINVGGRHGGALARLAERFPLACHGLSLSLGGPAPLDLELLRRTREFLDRHNVAFFSEHLSYCSDDGQLYDLLPLPFTDEAVQHVAARIRQTQDVLERRIAVENISYYAAPYQVLKEIDFLRAVLEESDCDLLLDVNNLFVNSINHRYDAGEYLAALPAERVVYMHVAGHYDEAPDLKIDTHGATVKKDVWTLLEQAYQRFGALPTLLERDFNFPPLAELLTEVEQIRRRQQAAIRWPEVRHA, from the coding sequence ATGACCACCCCTTATTTTCCACAGGGTGCAGGCCTCGGCTTGCGCCGCGCTTTGCTGCCTGAGCTGCTGGCAATGGAGGCCAGCTCCGTGGATTTCCTCGAATGTACGCCGGACAACTGGATCAATGTCGGTGGCCGTCACGGTGGTGCTCTGGCGCGTCTCGCCGAGCGTTTCCCGCTGGCGTGCCACGGGCTGTCGCTGTCCCTTGGCGGTCCGGCGCCGCTGGATCTTGAGCTGCTGCGACGTACCCGCGAGTTCCTCGATCGGCACAACGTGGCGTTCTTCAGCGAGCACCTGAGCTACTGCTCGGACGATGGTCAGTTGTACGACCTGTTGCCGCTGCCTTTTACTGACGAAGCGGTACAGCATGTCGCCGCGCGCATCCGCCAGACACAGGATGTTCTGGAGCGGCGTATCGCGGTGGAAAACATTTCCTACTACGCCGCGCCGTATCAGGTGCTGAAAGAGATCGACTTCCTGCGCGCGGTACTGGAGGAGTCCGATTGTGACCTGCTGCTGGACGTCAACAACCTCTTCGTCAATTCGATCAACCACCGCTACGACGCCGGTGAGTACCTGGCTGCGCTGCCGGCCGAACGGGTTGTCTATATGCACGTGGCCGGCCACTACGATGAGGCGCCGGACCTGAAGATCGATACCCACGGCGCGACGGTGAAGAAGGACGTCTGGACCTTGCTGGAACAGGCATACCAGCGCTTCGGTGCGCTGCCGACCCTGCTGGAGCGCGACTTCAATTTCCCGCCGCTGGCGGAGCTGCTGACCGAGGTCGAGCAGATTCGTCGGCGCCAGCAAGCTGCCATTCGCTGGCCGGAGGTGCGCCATGCATGA
- a CDS encoding HvfC family RiPP maturation protein — protein sequence MHEVLHEQLLSMARYVRDPQRNAPPPGIEARRLAVYRQLFFGNVESLLSGGFPVMRACLGAKKWLALVESFYADYRCQTPLFTEVSAEFLTFLEAGGGAALDLPPWVPELAHYEWVEAALLLSDKCEPAHNSQGDLLDGVPLLSPLAWPLAYQWPVNEVSPNYLPQQAPDQPALLLARRGPDLQVHFSRLAPLAHALLASLQAHNCTGREHLQSLAEAVGVDVVAILPQGLALLENLREQGVVYG from the coding sequence ATGCATGAGGTACTGCATGAGCAATTGCTGAGCATGGCGCGCTATGTGCGCGACCCGCAGCGCAACGCGCCGCCACCCGGCATCGAGGCGCGGCGTCTGGCGGTGTACCGGCAGTTGTTTTTCGGTAACGTGGAGTCGTTGTTGTCGGGTGGCTTCCCGGTGATGCGTGCCTGCCTCGGGGCAAAGAAATGGCTAGCGCTGGTTGAATCCTTCTACGCCGACTACCGCTGCCAGACGCCCTTGTTCACCGAAGTATCGGCAGAATTTCTCACCTTCCTCGAAGCAGGCGGTGGCGCTGCCCTCGACTTGCCGCCCTGGGTGCCTGAGCTGGCGCACTACGAATGGGTGGAGGCCGCGCTGCTCCTGAGCGACAAGTGCGAGCCTGCGCATAACTCGCAGGGTGACCTGCTCGATGGCGTACCGCTGCTGTCGCCACTGGCCTGGCCTTTGGCTTACCAGTGGCCGGTCAACGAAGTAAGCCCGAACTACCTGCCGCAGCAGGCCCCGGATCAGCCGGCCTTGCTGCTGGCACGGCGTGGTCCTGACCTGCAGGTGCATTTCTCGCGCCTGGCGCCGCTGGCCCATGCGCTGCTTGCTTCGTTGCAGGCGCACAACTGCACCGGGCGTGAGCATCTGCAATCCCTGGCCGAAGCCGTTGGCGTCGACGTGGTGGCGATTCTGCCGCAAGGCCTGGCTTTGCTGGAGAACCTGCGCGAGCAGGGTGTGGTGTATGGATAA
- a CDS encoding glycine zipper domain-containing protein, with translation MRKIVAVFALTLAVAPAVFAGETTNTAVGGGLGGALGSVVGQAVGGSTGAAIGAGVGGAAGGAVSAKDGKKTEAAIGGGLGAASGQVVGRSVGGTTGGAIGAGLGGAAGSAIGNSMADDDDHHDNHKSSHKHKHKNKHKH, from the coding sequence ATGCGAAAAATTGTTGCTGTATTTGCACTTACTCTTGCCGTAGCACCAGCGGTCTTTGCCGGGGAAACCACCAATACCGCCGTGGGCGGAGGCCTGGGTGGCGCTTTGGGCAGTGTGGTCGGCCAGGCGGTTGGCGGTAGCACCGGTGCTGCCATCGGTGCCGGCGTCGGTGGTGCTGCAGGTGGCGCAGTGAGCGCGAAGGATGGCAAAAAAACCGAAGCCGCCATTGGCGGTGGCCTTGGCGCAGCCAGCGGTCAGGTGGTGGGGCGTAGCGTCGGCGGCACGACCGGAGGCGCCATCGGTGCCGGCCTGGGCGGTGCGGCCGGTAGCGCCATCGGCAATAGCATGGCGGATGACGATGACCATCACGATAACCACAAGTCCAGCCACAAGCATAAGCACAAAAATAAGCACAAACATTGA
- the acnB gene encoding bifunctional aconitate hydratase 2/2-methylisocitrate dehydratase, with the protein MLEAYARHLQARAEEGLPPLALNAEQTAGLVELLKNPPAGEEAVLVDLITHRVPPGVDEAAYVKAGFLSAVAKGEATSPLIDKKRAVELLGTMQGGYNIATLVELLDDAELAAVAAEQLKHTLLMFDAFHDVAEKAKAGNLHAKAVLESWAAGEWFTNKPAIAEKYSLTVFKVPGETNTDDLSPAPDAWSRPDIPLHALAMLKMARDGINLEQPGAIGPLKQIEAVKAKGFPVAYVGDVVGTGSSRKSATNSVLWFFGDDIPFVPNKRAGGFCFGNKIAPIFYNTMEDAGALPIEFDVSNLSMGDVIDVYPHAGKVCKHGSDEVITTFELKTPVLLDEVRAGGRIPLIVGRGLTDKARTELGLPVSELFKKPEQPADTGKGYSLAQKMVGKACGVTGVRPGTYCEPKMTTVGSQDTTGPMTRDELKDLACLGFSADLVMQSFCHTAAYPKPVDVNTHHTLPDFIRTRGGVSLKVGDGIIHSWLNRMLLPDTVGTGGDSHTRFPIGISFPAGSGLVAFAAATGVMPLDMPESVLVRFKGKLQPGITLRDLVHAIPYYAIQKGLLTVEKKGKINAFSGRILEIEGLDELTVEQAFELSDASAERSAAGCTIKLPEKAVAEYLRSNITLLRWMISEGYGDARTLERRAQAMEAWLANPVLLEADADAEYAEIIEIDLDEVKVPVLCAPNDPDDARLLSTVQGEKIDEVFIGSCMTNIGHFRAAGKLLEKVKGSLPTRLWLAPPTKMDAHQLTEEGYYGIYGKAGARMEMPGCSLCMGNQARVAANSTVVSTSTRNFPNRLGDGANVYLASAELAAVASILGKLPSVEEYMEYAKNIDSMAADVYRYLSFDQIAEFREAAASAKIAVVQA; encoded by the coding sequence GTGCTCGAAGCTTATGCCCGCCACTTACAAGCGCGTGCTGAGGAAGGCCTGCCGCCCCTCGCACTGAATGCCGAACAAACCGCAGGCCTGGTCGAGCTGCTGAAGAATCCTCCTGCTGGCGAAGAAGCAGTTCTCGTCGACCTGATCACCCACCGCGTTCCACCAGGCGTGGACGAAGCCGCCTACGTCAAGGCCGGTTTCCTCTCTGCTGTCGCCAAGGGCGAAGCCACTTCCCCGCTGATCGACAAAAAACGCGCGGTAGAGCTGCTGGGCACCATGCAGGGCGGCTACAACATCGCCACCCTGGTCGAACTGCTGGACGACGCCGAGCTGGCTGCCGTTGCCGCCGAACAGCTCAAGCACACCTTGCTGATGTTCGACGCCTTCCACGACGTCGCCGAGAAAGCCAAGGCCGGTAACCTGCACGCCAAGGCCGTGCTGGAGTCCTGGGCCGCCGGCGAGTGGTTCACCAACAAGCCCGCCATCGCTGAAAAATACAGCCTGACCGTGTTCAAGGTTCCAGGCGAAACCAACACCGACGACCTGTCCCCTGCCCCGGACGCCTGGTCGCGCCCTGACATTCCGCTGCACGCCCTGGCCATGCTGAAAATGGCCCGTGACGGCATCAATCTTGAGCAACCAGGCGCCATTGGTCCGCTCAAGCAGATCGAAGCAGTCAAAGCCAAAGGCTTCCCGGTGGCCTACGTCGGCGATGTGGTCGGTACCGGTTCTTCGCGTAAATCCGCCACCAACTCGGTGCTGTGGTTCTTCGGTGACGACATCCCGTTTGTGCCGAACAAGCGCGCTGGCGGCTTCTGCTTCGGTAACAAGATCGCCCCGATCTTCTATAACACCATGGAAGACGCCGGCGCCCTGCCGATCGAATTCGACGTGTCGAACCTGAGCATGGGCGACGTCATCGACGTGTACCCGCACGCCGGCAAAGTCTGCAAGCACGGCAGCGACGAGGTCATCACCACCTTCGAACTGAAGACCCCGGTGCTGCTCGACGAAGTCCGCGCTGGCGGTCGTATCCCGCTGATCGTCGGCCGTGGCCTGACCGACAAGGCCCGTACCGAGCTGGGCCTGCCGGTGTCCGAGCTGTTCAAAAAGCCAGAGCAGCCCGCCGACACCGGCAAGGGCTACAGCCTGGCGCAAAAAATGGTCGGTAAAGCTTGCGGCGTGACCGGCGTTCGCCCTGGCACCTACTGCGAACCAAAGATGACCACCGTCGGTTCCCAGGACACCACTGGCCCGATGACCCGTGACGAACTGAAAGACCTGGCGTGCCTGGGCTTCTCCGCTGACCTGGTCATGCAGTCGTTCTGCCACACCGCGGCCTATCCCAAACCTGTGGATGTAAACACCCACCACACCCTGCCAGACTTCATCCGTACCCGCGGTGGCGTTTCGTTGAAGGTTGGCGACGGCATCATCCACAGCTGGCTGAACCGCATGCTGCTGCCGGACACCGTCGGTACCGGTGGTGACTCGCACACCCGTTTCCCGATCGGCATCTCCTTCCCGGCCGGTTCCGGTCTGGTCGCCTTCGCCGCTGCCACCGGCGTCATGCCGCTGGACATGCCGGAGTCGGTACTGGTGCGCTTCAAGGGCAAACTGCAACCAGGTATCACCCTGCGTGACCTGGTCCACGCGATCCCTTACTACGCCATCCAGAAAGGCCTGCTGACCGTTGAGAAGAAAGGCAAGATCAACGCCTTCTCCGGCCGCATCCTGGAAATCGAAGGTCTCGACGAACTGACCGTCGAGCAAGCTTTTGAGCTGTCCGACGCCTCGGCTGAACGCTCCGCTGCCGGCTGCACCATCAAGCTGCCTGAGAAGGCCGTTGCCGAATACCTGCGCTCGAACATCACCCTGCTGCGCTGGATGATCAGCGAAGGCTACGGCGATGCCCGCACCCTGGAGCGCCGTGCCCAGGCGATGGAAGCCTGGCTGGCCAATCCGGTATTGCTGGAAGCCGACGCCGATGCCGAATACGCCGAGATCATCGAGATCGATCTGGATGAGGTCAAAGTGCCAGTGCTCTGTGCGCCGAACGACCCGGACGACGCCCGTCTGCTGTCGACCGTTCAGGGCGAGAAGATCGACGAAGTGTTCATCGGTTCGTGCATGACCAACATCGGTCACTTCCGCGCTGCCGGCAAGCTGCTGGAAAAGGTCAAAGGTTCGCTGCCGACCCGTCTGTGGCTGGCTCCACCGACCAAGATGGATGCGCACCAACTGACCGAAGAAGGCTACTACGGCATCTACGGTAAGGCCGGTGCACGCATGGAAATGCCGGGCTGCTCGCTGTGCATGGGGAACCAGGCACGTGTGGCGGCGAACTCGACGGTGGTCTCGACCTCGACCCGTAACTTCCCCAACCGCCTGGGTGATGGTGCCAACGTGTACCTGGCCTCGGCCGAACTGGCTGCGGTTGCCTCGATCCTGGGCAAGCTGCCAAGCGTCGAAGAGTACATGGAGTACGCGAAGAACATCGACAGCATGGCTGCCGACGTTTACCGCTATCTGAGCTTCGACCAGATTGCCGAGTTCCGTGAGGCCGCTGCGAGCGCCAAAATTGCGGTTGTTCAAGCGTAG
- a CDS encoding mechanosensitive ion channel family protein codes for MDETIVNVTTEKFNAIIALVQQYGAAFAVKILSAIAFWIIGRWLIGFAVGMVQRALTKQKLDPTVLRYVGSVITVTLNIILVIGILGYLGMQTTTFAALLAAVGLAIGMAWSGLLANLAAGAFIIVLRPFKVGDFISAGGVIGTVTEIGLFATAINTPDNVLTLVGNNKIFSDNIQNFTHNPYRRVELQAQLSGAADWKAAAALLKQHIAALPNVLAEPGVDVEILEFNLVGPVLAVRPYCHNEHYWQVYFDTNRTIKDALGEAGFPAPMPAQTVIVQQQAG; via the coding sequence ATGGACGAAACCATCGTTAACGTGACCACCGAGAAGTTCAACGCGATAATCGCGCTGGTGCAACAATACGGGGCCGCTTTCGCGGTCAAGATTCTCTCTGCAATCGCCTTCTGGATCATCGGACGCTGGTTGATCGGTTTTGCCGTCGGCATGGTGCAACGGGCCCTGACCAAGCAGAAGCTCGACCCGACCGTGCTGCGCTATGTCGGCTCGGTCATCACCGTGACACTGAACATCATCCTGGTGATCGGCATCCTCGGTTACCTCGGCATGCAGACCACCACCTTCGCCGCGCTGCTCGCTGCGGTCGGTCTGGCCATCGGCATGGCCTGGTCGGGGCTGCTGGCCAACCTTGCAGCCGGTGCCTTTATTATCGTCCTGCGCCCGTTCAAGGTCGGTGACTTCATCAGCGCCGGCGGCGTGATCGGTACGGTCACCGAGATCGGCCTGTTCGCTACCGCGATCAATACCCCGGACAACGTACTGACCCTGGTTGGCAACAACAAGATCTTCAGCGACAACATCCAGAACTTCACCCACAACCCGTACCGCCGTGTCGAACTGCAGGCGCAGCTATCTGGCGCGGCCGACTGGAAAGCGGCTGCGGCGTTGCTCAAGCAGCACATCGCGGCGCTGCCCAATGTGCTCGCCGAGCCTGGAGTGGATGTGGAGATTCTGGAGTTCAACCTGGTCGGCCCGGTACTGGCGGTGCGCCCGTACTGCCACAACGAGCACTATTGGCAGGTCTATTTCGACACCAACCGCACCATCAAGGATGCCCTCGGCGAAGCCGGCTTCCCGGCGCCGATGCCGGCGCAGACGGTGATCGTCCAGCAGCAAGCCGGGTAA
- a CDS encoding DUF6124 family protein translates to MKKLVPDPPSIDLSNATTANTPFGTNRMFAVRAGISAEEALLHACHLLQCAEATVSDAVDHLTLNDRSLVSGAGQHIETARALIDAVLDGVGVNRIFIPR, encoded by the coding sequence ATGAAAAAGCTCGTCCCCGATCCCCCAAGTATCGACCTTTCCAACGCCACCACCGCCAACACCCCGTTCGGCACCAATCGCATGTTCGCTGTCCGCGCCGGTATTTCCGCCGAAGAAGCGTTGCTGCATGCGTGTCATCTGCTGCAATGCGCCGAGGCTACGGTCAGCGATGCGGTCGATCACCTCACGCTCAACGACCGCTCCCTGGTGAGCGGCGCTGGTCAGCACATCGAGACGGCACGTGCGCTGATCGACGCCGTGCTTGATGGTGTAGGCGTGAACCGGATCTTCATTCCCCGCTAA
- a CDS encoding patatin-like phospholipase family protein produces the protein MATNTAIVFAGGGSLGAVQVGMLRALVEADVRFDMVVGASVGAINGAYFAARPDSDGVAALAGFWRGLSKTDIFPLSWLDTCRGLMKRRGYLLQPSALNRLLGQALPIHRIEEATLPLHIVTTDLLSGAETVLSSGELEQALLASAAIPLVFPCVQIADRFLVDGGVASNTPISTAVALGASNVVVIPTGVSCALTQPPRGLVALALHTVNLMSMRQLVSDIEHFRTLTSLHIVPPLCPVDVSVFNFDQTESLLQRAYEQTLRWLEHGGLERTKVPGALTLHSHAH, from the coding sequence ATGGCGACCAACACCGCAATCGTATTCGCCGGCGGCGGCAGCCTGGGTGCGGTGCAGGTCGGCATGTTGCGGGCCCTGGTCGAGGCTGATGTTCGATTCGACATGGTGGTTGGCGCTTCGGTAGGCGCGATCAACGGTGCCTACTTTGCCGCAAGGCCCGATTCCGATGGTGTCGCAGCGCTCGCCGGGTTCTGGCGCGGGCTGAGTAAAACCGACATTTTCCCCCTCTCCTGGCTCGATACCTGTAGAGGTCTGATGAAACGGCGTGGCTATCTGCTGCAACCGTCGGCCTTGAACCGATTACTGGGTCAGGCACTGCCCATCCATCGCATCGAAGAGGCCACGCTGCCCCTGCACATCGTCACCACCGACCTGCTCAGTGGCGCCGAGACTGTGCTGTCCAGTGGCGAACTCGAGCAGGCGTTACTGGCCAGTGCTGCCATCCCGTTGGTGTTCCCCTGCGTACAGATCGCCGATCGGTTCCTGGTTGACGGCGGCGTGGCAAGCAATACGCCTATCTCCACTGCAGTAGCCTTGGGCGCCAGCAACGTCGTGGTCATCCCCACCGGCGTGAGTTGCGCCCTGACCCAACCGCCCCGAGGCCTGGTCGCCTTGGCCCTGCACACCGTCAATCTGATGAGCATGCGCCAACTGGTGAGCGACATCGAACACTTCCGCACCCTCACCAGCCTGCACATCGTCCCGCCTTTGTGCCCTGTGGATGTCTCGGTGTTCAACTTCGACCAGACCGAGTCTTTGCTGCAGCGTGCCTATGAGCAGACTCTCCGCTGGCTGGAACACGGGGGACTCGAACGCACCAAGGTACCGGGGGCCCTGACTCTCCATTCACATGCCCATTAG
- a CDS encoding flavohemoglobin expression-modulating QEGLA motif protein, with the protein MSALSLSELDATLPALTRKIRVLDALAWPEGVEEVFLAQWRSGKAQLPKVEFSPHEHGAEIAALDSFVEHCDQGHPAGQFLARTAHSYATAGRMLGAMGTPAFTRYSSALYRRPDFYYPRQKLSMLDAAHFFLKTTDALLGGNCIPPSPADIPADIFAAWLQPELDRFFGAGQISIKLEPELAAKAIAGTSRIRLRASALFSELDKQQLLQHEAFVHVATAQNGARQPNLKCLALGAPRTTQTQEGIATLAELFTGSMDINRLRRLALRVLAVQQALDGADFIQVFEGFLMAGQSPEESFRSAQRIFRGANVRGGSAFTKDAAYLTGLLGVHTLLRVAIRDNRPELVGHLFAGRLSLGDTLHLAPLFESGWLVGPTFIPAWASDLRRLAANLAFSAFIARVKLDVLDLQRFMDFEDEHEVDSRTL; encoded by the coding sequence ATGAGTGCCCTGTCGCTGTCTGAGCTCGATGCCACGCTGCCCGCTTTAACCCGCAAGATCCGCGTGCTCGACGCGCTGGCGTGGCCCGAGGGTGTCGAAGAGGTTTTCCTTGCCCAGTGGCGCAGCGGCAAGGCGCAACTACCCAAGGTCGAGTTCAGCCCGCACGAGCACGGTGCTGAGATCGCAGCGCTGGACAGCTTTGTCGAGCATTGCGATCAGGGGCATCCGGCCGGGCAATTTCTCGCCAGAACCGCACACAGCTATGCCACGGCCGGGCGCATGCTGGGCGCCATGGGTACCCCGGCGTTTACCCGGTATTCGTCGGCGCTGTACCGTCGTCCGGATTTTTACTACCCCAGGCAAAAGCTGAGCATGCTCGACGCCGCGCATTTCTTCCTGAAAACCACCGACGCCCTGTTGGGTGGCAACTGTATTCCCCCCAGCCCCGCCGATATTCCGGCCGATATATTTGCTGCCTGGCTGCAGCCGGAGCTGGACCGCTTTTTTGGTGCCGGCCAGATCAGTATCAAGCTTGAACCTGAGCTGGCCGCCAAGGCCATCGCCGGCACCAGCCGTATTCGCCTGCGTGCCAGCGCCTTGTTCAGCGAACTGGACAAGCAGCAGTTGCTGCAGCACGAAGCCTTTGTGCATGTGGCCACCGCGCAGAACGGTGCGCGCCAGCCCAACCTCAAATGCCTGGCCCTGGGGGCGCCACGCACCACCCAGACACAAGAAGGCATTGCCACGCTGGCGGAGCTGTTCACCGGCAGCATGGACATCAACCGCTTGCGCCGCCTCGCCTTGCGCGTGCTTGCGGTGCAGCAAGCGCTCGATGGCGCCGACTTCATCCAGGTGTTTGAAGGTTTTCTCATGGCCGGCCAGTCGCCGGAAGAGTCCTTTCGCTCAGCGCAGCGGATTTTCCGCGGCGCCAATGTCCGAGGGGGTTCGGCGTTTACCAAGGATGCCGCGTACCTGACCGGATTGCTCGGTGTGCACACCCTGCTGCGCGTGGCGATCCGCGACAACCGCCCGGAACTGGTCGGGCATTTGTTTGCCGGGCGCCTGAGCCTGGGCGACACCTTGCACCTGGCGCCGCTGTTTGAGTCAGGCTGGTTGGTGGGACCAACCTTTATTCCGGCCTGGGCCAGCGACCTGCGCCGGCTTGCCGCCAACCTGGCGTTTTCTGCCTTTATCGCCCGGGTCAAACTGGATGTACTCGATCTGCAGCGGTTCATGGACTTTGAAGACGAGCACGAAGTCGATAGCCGCACCCTGTAA
- a CDS encoding DUF3015 domain-containing protein codes for MTNKLIGKAVLLGLLSAAAISVQAAQAGGNGCGWGNMLFEGKSGLGPHLLATTTNGTSGNATFGLTSGTNGCDSKTKLGYGGRSMLAMNNMLEGISEDMARGNGEALSAYATLLGVPSDDRQHFASVTHRHFDEIFANQDVTAEQVYSNTLAVMSRDPRLARYVQQPG; via the coding sequence ATGACAAACAAGCTGATCGGCAAAGCAGTTTTACTTGGGCTCCTCAGTGCTGCCGCAATTTCCGTGCAGGCAGCACAAGCAGGGGGAAATGGCTGTGGTTGGGGCAACATGCTGTTTGAAGGGAAAAGCGGCCTGGGGCCCCACCTGCTGGCGACAACCACCAACGGCACCTCTGGCAACGCCACTTTTGGCCTGACCTCCGGCACCAACGGCTGCGACTCGAAAACCAAGCTGGGCTATGGTGGCCGCTCGATGCTGGCGATGAACAACATGCTTGAGGGCATTTCCGAGGACATGGCCAGAGGCAATGGTGAAGCATTGAGCGCCTATGCCACGTTGCTGGGGGTTCCCAGCGATGATCGGCAACACTTTGCCAGTGTCACCCACCGGCATTTCGATGAGATCTTTGCCAATCAGGATGTCACCGCCGAACAGGTCTATAGCAACACCCTGGCGGTAATGAGCCGCGACCCACGCCTGGCGCGCTACGTGCAGCAACCCGGCTAG
- a CDS encoding DUF6124 family protein: protein MKKLVPDPPSSDLSNATTADTPFGTNRMFAVRAGIPAEEALLHACHLLQCAEATVHDAVDHLTLNDRSLMCGAGQHIEIARALIDAVLDGVGVQRIFTPH from the coding sequence ATGAAAAAGCTCGTCCCCGATCCCCCAAGTAGCGACCTTTCCAACGCCACCACCGCCGACACCCCGTTCGGCACCAATCGCATGTTCGCTGTCCGCGCCGGCATTCCCGCCGAAGAAGCGTTGCTACATGCGTGCCATCTACTGCAATGTGCCGAAGCTACGGTCCACGATGCGGTCGATCACCTCACGCTCAACGATCGCTCCCTGATGTGCGGCGCGGGCCAGCACATCGAGATAGCGCGTGCGTTGATCGATGCGGTACTTGATGGTGTTGGCGTGCAACGGATCTTCACGCCCCATTAG